TACCGGATCATTGTCCGATATAGGATCATTTTcagatacaggatcattgtccatcacaggatcactgtcagttacaggatcactgtccatttacGGATCACTCTCTGTTAAAGGATCATTTTCCgtaacaggatcattgtccgttaaaggatcattgtcagttataggatcattgaccgttacaggatcattgtccataaaaggatcactgtccgttacaggatcactgtctgttacaggatgaatttccattacaggatcattgtcagttacaggatcactgtctgttacaggatcattgttcgttacaggatcattgtcagttacagtatcactgccagttacaggatcatcgtccgttacaggatcattgtcagttgcaggatcattgtcagttacaggatcactgtccgctacaggatcattgtcagttgcaggatcattgtcagttacaggatcactgtctgttacaggatcattttccgttacaggatcattgtccgttacatgatcattgtcagttacaggatcactgtccgttgcaggatcattgtccattgcaggatcattgtcagtgagAGGATCACTGTCGGTTACAGCattactgtccattacaggatcattgtcagttacaagaTGATTGTCCGTtataggatcattgtccgttacaggataattgtcagttacaggatcactgtccattataggatcattgtcagttccagATCACGGTCAGTTACCGGATCATTGTCCGatacaggatcattttcagttacaggatcattttcCATCACATGATCActatcagttacaggatcactgtccatttcacgatcactgtctgttacaggatcattgtctgtaacaggatcattgtccgttaaaggatcattgtcagttacaggatcattgtccattacaggatcattgtccataaaaggatcactgtccgttacaggatcactgtctgttacaggatgaatttccgttgcaggatcattgtcagttgcaggatcactgtccgttaaaggatcattgtctgttgcaggatcattgtcagttacaggatcactgtccgttacaggatcattgtcagttgcaggatcattgtcagttacaggatcattgtcagttacaggatcactgtccgtgacaggatcattgtccataaaaggatcactgtccgttgcaggatcactgtccattacaggatgaaTTTCcctgacaggatcattgtcagttacaggatcactatcCATTACAGTATCATTGCCAGTTgcaggatcattttcagttacaGGATCAATGTcatttacaggatcactgtccgttacaggatcattgtccgttacaggattattgtcagttacaggatcattgtccgctcCAGGGTCACTGTCAGTTGCAGGATAActttcagttacaggatcactctctgttacaggttgattgtcagttacaggatcattgtcctttacaggatcactgtcagttacaggatcactgtcagttacaggatcaatgTCTGTCACAGGATCATTGTcggttgcaggatcactgtccattacaggatcattgtcagttacaggatcattgtccgttacaggatcattgtcggttacaggatcattgtccgttacaggataattgtcagttacaggatcattgtccattataggatcattgtcagttacaggatcactgtcagttacaggatcattgtccgataCAGGATAattttcagttacaggatcattgtccgtcacaggatcactgtcagttacaggatcactgtccattgcaagatcactgtccgttacaggatcactgtccgttacaggatcatggtCAGTTACAGGATTATTGTCAGTTGcacgatcattgtccgttacagaatCTCTGTCCATTAcatgatcattgtcagttacaggatcattgtcagtgagAGGATCACTGTCGGTTACagcatcactgtccattacaggatcgttGTCAGTTACAGGATGATTGTCCATTATAGGATCATTGTCCGCTACAGGataattgtcagttacaggatcactgtccatcacaggatcactgtcagttacaggatcactgtccatttacGGATCACTctctgttacaggatcattttccgtaacaggatcattgtccgttaaaggatcattgtcagttacaggatcattgaccgttacaggatcattgtccataaaaggatcactgtccgttacaggatcactgtctgttacaggatgaatttccgttacaggatcattgtcagttacaggatcactgactgttaaaggatcattgtccgttacaggatcactgtctgttacaggatcattgttcgttacaggatcattgtcagttacagtatCACTGCCAGTTACAGGATCATCGTCCgtaacaggatcattgtcagttgcaggatcattgtcagttacaggatcattgtcagttgcaggatcattgtcagttacaggatcactgtctgttacaggatcattgtccgttacaggatcattgtcagttgcaggatcattgtcagttacaggatcactgtccgtgacaggatcattgtccataaaaggatcactgtctgttacaggatcactgtccattacaggatgaaTTTCcctgacaggatcattgtcagttacaggatcactatccattacaggatcattgtcagttacaggatcattgtcatttacaggatcactgtccattacaggatcactgtcagttacaggatcattgtccattgcaggatcactgtccaatacaggatcattgtcagttacaggattattgtcagttacaggatcactatctgttacaggatcattgtcagttacagatcACATTATGTTACAGGAtcgttgtcagttgcaggatcattgtcagttacagaatcactttccgttacaggatcattgtctgttacagaatgattgtcagttgcaggatcattgtctgttacaggatgattgtcagttgcaggatcattgtcatttacaggatcactgtcagttataggatcattgtcagttacaggatcattgtcaattacaggatcattgtcagttacaggatcattgtccattacagaat
This Pristiophorus japonicus isolate sPriJap1 chromosome 22, sPriJap1.hap1, whole genome shotgun sequence DNA region includes the following protein-coding sequences:
- the LOC139234605 gene encoding clumping factor A-like; amino-acid sequence: MDSDPVTDSDPVMDSDPVTDNYPVADNDPIMDNHPVTDNDPVMDSDAVTDSDPLTDNDPVTDNDHVMDRDSVTDNDRATDNNPVTDHDPVTDSDPVTDSDLAMDSDPVTDSDPVTDNDPVTENYPVSDNDPVTDSDPVTDNDPIMDNDPVTDNYPVTDNDPVTDNDPVTDNDPVTDNDPVMDSDPATDNDPVTDIDPVTDSDPVTDSDPVKDNDPVTDNQPVTESDPVTESYPATDSDPGADNDPVTDNNPVTDNDPVTDSDPVNDIDPVTENDPATGNDTVMDSDPVTDNDPVRENDPVTDSDPVTDNDPVTDNDPATDNDPVTDSDPVTDNDPATDNDPLTDSDPATDNDPATEIHPVTDSDPVTDSDPFMDNDPVMDNDPVTDNDPLTDNDPVTDNDPVTDSDREMDSDPVTDSDHVMENDPVTENDPVSDNDPVTDRDLELTMIL